The DNA region atatatataaaagaaaaaaaaaaactgaagtcAGGTGGTTTATTTGAACCCCCTGAACAAAGTGTAGCGCCGCCCTTGGGAAAGTGTACAATTATTATAACTACAATGTACACTTATCATGAATAGTGcaatataaaaatagttttttcctttattttatccattacaatttttttttttggctaaagaaTGATAACAAAGCACAcagttaaccaaaaaaaaaaaagaaaaaaaaaaaagaaaacaaagcacacaaaatacaaaaagataaCGGAACCAATTAAGAGATCAGATCACTCATATTAGCTACAATAATGTTGGTTTCATATGGTGTGTTCCATAGATTGAAATTATCTTAAAAAGATATTGTTGGTTccatttgagagaaaaaaaaaaaatcataaaaacaaaCTAGGGTATGCATACCTACTAAATGTATGTATACATACACCTGAACACATCCCCAGTATACATTTACTAGGGTGAAAATGTCCAAATaccattatttttcaaaatttgtagcaaaaaaacactatttCGGAAATTATTAAGGATATACCACTTTTCTAGTACTCGAGTTTaagaaactcgagtactaaaTGGTACATGAGTTTAAGAAACTTGAGTTCCTAAAAGTTTTGCCACCGTGGCATAGCTGACCTGgaatttgtgcaattaaaaaaaattatgtggtactcgagcttggtaaactcgagttccatgcaacacagTACTCGAGCATACCAGGCTCGAgtactttataaataaaatgtttgtgttttttttttttgctcgaGCTCACTAAGCTcaagttccttgtaatatggaactcgattttggtaaactcgagttccttataaacttttttttttttttttgcatacttgacaaataaacataaacataaacataagtagttttattttaatgtttttatttatttaaatagaagcattgtaaaatatagagattttaatttcaaaatacaaatttttaggccactcataccccttgttcattcatttttaacacaCTCATCAATTTCTTACTTCTCGGAAGCGTaatggtcaaattggttaaaatattggagctacaatgagaaatttgaacaacatgtaaaagaaaaatctcactcCATTTTTAGGCATGGGCACACCGAAAGAAGTTTAAGCAAcataaattgttcactgttttaaaataaaacacctagtgaaatcgtcttttctaaatttaaaattcaaatctgaatgttttttcatgtttgaatttcacaataatcgaatctatttttctgcattgataaaatctatttctacattaataaaatctattttctgcattaattaaaactgttcattgttttctcataaaaattgttcactgttttgtgcataaactgtttttagtattctgcataaaattattttttgttcagcattatttaaaaaattgttcactctcttttctgcataaattattctctgttcactgcataaattgtttaatgttttctcataaaacacctagtgaaatcgtgttttctaaatttaaaagccaaatttgaatgttttttcatgtttgaatttacaataatcgaatctatttttttacattgataaaatcaatttttacattaataaaatcaattttttgcattaattaaaaccGTTCATTagtttctcataaaaattgttcactgttttgtGCATAGATTTGTGCATAAATTGTTCTCATAAAAATCTGTTTTCGATtattgtaaaattcaaacatgaaaaaacattcagatttggtttttaaatttagaaaacatgatttcacgaggtgttttatgagaaaacaatgagcAGTTTATGCAGTtaacagagaataatttatgcagaaaagagagtgaacaactttttaaataatgctaaacagaaaataattttatttagaatgctaaaaacagtttatgcacaaaacagtgaacaatttttatgagaaaacaatgaactgttttaattaatgcaaaaaacagattttattaatgtaaaaacaaatttatcaatgcagaaaaatagattcgattattgtgaaattcaaacatgaaaaaacattcagatttggcttttaaatttagaaaacaagatttcactaggtgttttatgagaaaacagtgaacaatttatgcagtgagtagagaataatttatgcagaaaagagagtgaaaaactttttaaataatgctaaacaaaaaataattttatgaagaatgctaaaaacagtttatgcacgaaacagtgaacaatttttatgagaaaacaatgaactgttttaattaatgcagaaagcagattttattaatgtaaaaacagatttattaatgcagaaaaatagattcgattattgtgaaattcaaacatgaaaaaacattcagatttgacttttaaatttagaaaacacgatttcactaggtgttttatgagaaaacagtgaacaatttatgTATTGAGtagagaataatttatgcagaaaagagagtgaacaactttttaaataatgctaaacaaaaaataattttatgaagaatgctaaaaacagtttatgcacgaaacagtgaacaatttttatgagaaaacaatgaactgttttaattaatgcagaaagcagattttattaatgtaaaaacagatttattaatgtagaaaaatagattcgattattgtgaaattcaaacatgaaaaaacattcaaatttggcttttaaatttagaaaaacacgatttcactaggtgttttataagaaaacagtgaacaatttatgcagtgagtagagaataatttatgcagaaaagtaagtgaaattttttttaaataatgctagacaaaaaataatgttatgcaaaatgctaaaaacagtgaacaatttttataagaaaacaatgaacagttttaattaatgcagaaagtagattttattaatgtaaaaaCAGATTTGTTAAtgtagaaaaatagattcgattatcgtgaaattcaaacatgaaaaaacattcaaatttggcttttaaatttagaaaacacgatttcactaggtgttttatgagaaaaaagtgaacaatttatgcagtgaatagagaataatttatgcaaaaaagagagtgaacaattttttaaataatgctaaatagaaaataattttatgcagaatgctaaaaatagtttatgcacAAAActgtgaaaattttttatgagaaaaaaatgaacagttttaattaGTGTAGAAAGtagattttattaatgtaaaaacagattttatcaatgcaaaaaaatagatttgattattgtgaaattcaaacatgaaaaaacattcagatttggcttttaaatttagaaaacacgatttcactatgtgttttatgagaaaacagtgaacaatttatgCAGTTAACAGGgaataatttatgtaattaagagagtgaacaattttttaaataatgctgaaaaaaaattaattttatgcagaatgctaaaaacagtttatgcacaaaacagtgaacaatttttatgagaaaacaatgaacaattttaattaatgcagaaaacaaattttattaatgtagaaatagattttatcagTGCAGAAAAATatattcgattattgtgaattcaaacatgaaaaaaaattcagatttgacttttaaatttagaaaacacaatttcGCTAGGTGTTTTATGTTAAAACGGTGAACAATTATGTCCCTTAAACTTCTTTCGGTGTGCCAATGCCTAAAAATGgagtgagatttttcttttacatgttgttctaatttctcattgtaatcccaatattttaaccaatttgaccataacGCTTCCGAGAAGTAAGAAATTGATGAGTGTGTTAAGAATGAATGAACAAGAGGTATGAGTGGCCTagaaatttgtattttgaaattaaaatctctatattttacaatgcttctatttaaataaataaaaacataaaaaactacttatgtttatgtttatgtttatttgtcgattatgcaaaagaaaaaaaagtttataaggaactcgagtttaccaaactcgagtaccatattacaaggaactcgagcttggtgagctcgagcaaaaaaaataaacacaaacattttatttataaagtacTCGAGCCTGGTATGCTCGAGTActgtgttgcatggaactcgagtttaccaagcttAAGTgccacatatttttttttaattgcacaaattcCAGGTTAGCTGTGCCACGGTGGCAAAACTTctagaaactcgagtttcttaaactcgagtaccatttagTACTCAAGTTTCTTAAACTCGAGTACTAGAAAAGTGGTATATTcctaataatttcaaaacaatgtctttttgctacaaattttgaaaaatgatggtATTTGTCCATTTTCACGCATTTACTAGATGCATATATCATGAAACAGCAATGCAAAGAACTGGAGAAGGGGGAACTGGAATATCTATTTTCCCCTCCAACATCAAGATTACATTTTTGATTGAAGGGCGCAAAGCTGGATCTTCTTGAACACACCACAAGCCCACCTTCACTGTTCTTTCCAATTTCCTGAAGTCCACATTTTCATCTTCCACAACCACAAGCCTTTCCAACTCTCCAGCAGCAAAGCAGTTATATACCCAATCAGTAAGAACAATCTCATCTGCAGTTGAAACATTTAATTCTATACTTCTTCTACAGCAGACAATCTCCAAAAGCACAACACCAAAGCTGTATATATCAGCTTTTACTGATATATTCATGGAATTCTTTTCCCATTCAGGCGCTAAATATGCACTTCTTCCTTCCGCATCTGTCGTGGCTCTTGATTGATTTGGAATTAGCAGTTTTGCAAACccaaaatctgaaatcttcGCCATCCAATTATCATCCATGAGTATGTTTTGAGGCTTTATGTTGCAATGGATGATACAAACTTCGCCCTCTTCATGCAGATAGAGAAGTCCTCTGGCCACATCTAGTGCAattcttattctttctttccAAATCGGGGGCCTCTCAGCCTTGAAAATAAGATCTGCAAGAGAGCCATTGTTTATGTACTCATAAACTAAAAGCTTCCCGGATCCCTCAATACAAAAACCAAGTACTCGAACCAAGTTTTTATGATGAGTTCGTGCAATTACAGTAATTTCAGCCTCAAATTCTCGTTCCCCTTCTTCCACAGCTTTCTCGAGTCTCTTAACAGCAATAGTTTTGCCACCACTAGATGTAATCCCTTTGTAAACTACTCCATATGAGCCCCTTCCTATCTCTTCCTTGAAGCCATCTGTAGCACTCTCAAGCTCGTTGTAAGAAAATAACCGCAGAGTAAACTCTTCAGCTAATCCTAAGTTCACGTTTTCTGAAAGTTTTCTGTACCTGACCAATTTCTGCCTGTACACGAAGAAGCTAGAAGTTGCCAAAACAAGACACAAGCATGAAACTGTACCCAAACTTACAGAAAGAATCAAAATCAGACTTCTCTTGCTTCCAATAAAGAGTTCGGGGATTTGAGTGGAATGGATCCCCTTGAGCTTGAAGAAAGTTGTAGCTGATTCGCTTACATTTATTCTACCATATGTAAGCGGAAGCTTATATTTTCTGCAATTGGAATCTGTATATGATACTGCTCCACAATTGCAATCTTCCAGGCAAAACTGGCCACAATTTTCCTTATTCATTGGCTTAACTGAATATGGGAAATTACCCCTCAACACAATATTCTCTAAAGAAGTGACATTGTATAGCATCGCTGGATCTTTACTGCGTCTACAATCATCTTCGCTGAAGTTGTGGTAGCAGCCCAGGAACTTGTTGCTGGTGTTGATGAAATCAAATCCAGGATAGCAGTTACAGTCAGCTTTGCTACCCATGCCTGAGCAGTAACTGTTGAGTCCACAGAAACCGCTGACTTCACATTGATTCTGCAGAGCCGACCACTTCGTCAACATACTTGAGCTATTATCGCTCTTAAAATGGTGtaaatacaatctaaaaatCCCGTCTGCATCAAGTGTTGCGCGGTAGATTGTAGTTCCATTCTTGTCAGGATATGAGCCATTTGCCAATATTCGCCCTCCAAACCTCCCGGGAAGGAAAAGAACGCCTAACCGAGTTAGAGTGAGCTGGCCATAGTAACCTCCATTATAAGTACCTGAAGACCAATATGCATCTTTCGAGTCATCTGAGCTGTTTACGGGGTAGGCTACGAGGTTTCCATCAATCTGCATATTAAGTGAATAGCTTCCTCTCGAGTGGTCTGATATAGACACACTTGAAACCAAGTTATTGCCGCTAGAGATATTCTGACCCCCTATTATGGTGTCAGTTGGAAAATCAAAGCTATCCCAGAAAATTACATTGGAATGATTCTTGTAGAGCACAAAATTACCAGAATCAAGCATAGCAGCTGAAGTTGCAGGTCGGTCATCCTGATTCACATCAATAATCGAAAGTTCTCTGCCTTGCTCTGTTCTAAGCAGCAGTTTACCATCAATAGTAAAGTTCAGGGTAGCGTTGGAGGAGACAGGTGGGTCATCTCGATTTGCAGTCCAGAAGATTGTCTTCTCAGTTTGATTAACCAGCCATATTCCGATCGCGAAGCCATCATCTTGTGTATAGAAACCAAATGCAAAAAGACCAGAAGGTGAGAGCCAAGAAGTACGGTTTGCATTGGGAGAAAGAGAAGAACCTAAAAGAATCAAATTGGACTGGTTTTGTTGAGCGTTTTCATAAACGGGTAGTAGGAAAAGCAGCAGTAAGGGCAGAACTGGTATGGAAGCCATGAGACAGAGTGAGATGAGAGGGATCAGACTTGAGAGTGTATATTAAAGAGAAGAGGAGTGTTTATTATGCACACT from Castanea sativa cultivar Marrone di Chiusa Pesio chromosome 6, ASM4071231v1 includes:
- the LOC142638452 gene encoding G-type lectin S-receptor-like serine/threonine-protein kinase LECRK1; its protein translation is MASIPVLPLLLLFLLPVYENAQQNQSNLILLGSSLSPNANRTSWLSPSGLFAFGFYTQDDGFAIGIWLVNQTEKTIFWTANRDDPPVSSNATLNFTIDGKLLLRTEQGRELSIIDVNQDDRPATSAAMLDSGNFVLYKNHSNVIFWDSFDFPTDTIIGGQNISSGNNLVSSVSISDHSRGSYSLNMQIDGNLVAYPVNSSDDSKDAYWSSGTYNGGYYGQLTLTRLGVLFLPGRFGGRILANGSYPDKNGTTIYRATLDADGIFRLYLHHFKSDNSSSMLTKWSALQNQCEVSGFCGLNSYCSGMGSKADCNCYPGFDFINTSNKFLGCYHNFSEDDCRRSKDPAMLYNVTSLENIVLRGNFPYSVKPMNKENCGQFCLEDCNCGAVSYTDSNCRKYKLPLTYGRINVSESATTFFKLKGIHSTQIPELFIGSKRSLILILSVSLGTVSCLCLVLATSSFFVYRQKLVRYRKLSENVNLGLAEEFTLRLFSYNELESATDGFKEEIGRGSYGVVYKGITSSGGKTIAVKRLEKAVEEGEREFEAEITVIARTHHKNLVRVLGFCIEGSGKLLVYEYINNGSLADLIFKAERPPIWKERIRIALDVARGLLYLHEEGEVCIIHCNIKPQNILMDDNWMAKISDFGFAKLLIPNQSRATTDAEGRSAYLAPEWEKNSMNISVKADIYSFGVVLLEIVCCRRSIELNVSTADEIVLTDWVYNCFAAGELERLVVVEDENVDFRKLERTVKVGLWCVQEDPALRPSIKNVILMLEGKIDIPVPPSPVLCIAVS